In Bradysia coprophila strain Holo2 unplaced genomic scaffold, BU_Bcop_v1 contig_350, whole genome shotgun sequence, a genomic segment contains:
- the LOC119080132 gene encoding uncharacterized protein LOC119080132, whose amino-acid sequence MRMMDSYGVALILGFVTALLIKNSGGIYHQRTIRALDFPAQWRPLAVPAPNEHLISIANFDAANKAQLAQIAHHNAQILRQIKGLHPPVTQYHNPYPIFASGHGNGKNVFVHTNIIHPSLPDTSTNNLLTSSSNVAQTVVPHNVKHNYVSPKPSFMGKVEMNSPFKFLNSIHTSTAKIPGLIKAVQPNYPIYASTTSRVPIIRDVTLTPPPSYRSTPKSHPVNKLNAHLALSTRTKAPVMAASNTFDAFSIPGQILSSFANFAQPSHVIRENKPRVSNNFLNYQIEQPYSNSYTGHLIPSGHYISKNHYPGAMRYPQNSISSVYSPHSQHTVHLKHPSQQLQQQQIVQNQPSNVQQPEYVKPNEQQHLTESFHSQSISHGNSNQQTENQFQKPSAESTDNTQNDGSYLPPLPSIPPSVLSPFFQQVQQQQQQQQQQHEQQQHHHEQQQQHHHEQQQYHHEQQQHHHEQQQHHHEQQQHHHEQQQHHHYRSTTTTVEPPYQENDPNKYANAFDLYKTNKDVQFSNFKAIENEFTHNLVPPPFKYKDASQLREKPPASSSSSYLDVEQIKAIDILNKYNIPAISPLQDANRYAYKNRPVQSTETSVDPRPTENHQFGTSPSFTTEKPNIFQNLNRPAESEYKQHKLMHPSYTGAKRPIHSTNQPFLPTPHSHDVAITHSFFTIEDAVTLSPKHSYRPILPTNIDQIEDIIRKPAEEEITEVITLSPVNNDLQENVKETSPLPVFETSTRLRGRGNKIRRRKPKPSTEANDDTQGQWETVKVDNMQNDKELQHSNYNEAVAEENPKDEVVENFGNFNRNRYRGRVSSTASTIENSISEKPTRGRRPLNKSRYRTSSLPTSASDASDTIEHTTTDSNANPFLSNRHRRPTTTLQTVQTFSSPSAPQSDYKDVEATDPATVISDIQSSQPMRTRVYATPITNYNLNQDSTETFPAKPIVGHPEENLVVISTKAAFSDLPITNVPESETTVNNRQNTFPVDETVIPTTPQHSSTSTTSTTSTTTRVSEDPSEKTGLDHIRNRQRLRYKDKLKDTFSSSTSTSSETPIEKTVEYNEVTDNRVNVRLPVVTSSSKISDDEEAVTTPTFSTNKLNRLNSMNKFESRNRPRFSVKDYRQRLSTSTTTEQTSSDTESTTLATTRLRFPTRTRLLPDLKKSVEKVSKSQDSVKSSDDPSDALTKPDLSQETTETASETTRKRFSPKDRYSSRVKSTENSIITTTNRPTTRSRGSTRRDFGNRGRQSTTTPLSAEKTVTRSPVIRNSNYTLRRPQNVSLRQRIQNHYKTTKEPTSSNEVDSQADMTMENKSDEISTEDYKHETAIMKIAKDDHSYRPYKASDEINYNDSDNDLNGSPSEQSERVAELAIFDNHFNSVHTGSASRRIPGYFTIATEDPILPIEAFFPQVKRD is encoded by the exons ATGAGGATGATGGATTCGTATGGCGTAGCTTTAATACTGG GATTCGTGACGGCGCTACTCATCAAAAATAGCGGTGGTATTTATCATCAAAGAACAATAAGAGCATTAGACTTTCCG GCACAATGGAGACCGTTAGCAGTTCCAGCACCAAATGAACACCTAATTAGTATAGCAAATTTCGATGCAGCAAACAAAGCCCAATTAGCACAGATAGCCCATCATAATGCTCAAATACTTAGGCAAATCAAGGGACTTCATCCGCCCGTTACACAGTACCATAACCCGTATCCCATATTTGCATCCGGACATGGAAAcggcaaaaatgtttttgtccaCACGAATATAATTCATCCGTCATTACCGGACACCAGTACCAATAATTTACTCACAAGCAGTTCCAATGTTGCTCAAACTGTTGTTCCGCACAACGTGAAACATAATTATGTTAGCCCGAAACCGTCGTTTATGGGCAAAGTCGAGATGAATTCACcatttaaattcttaaataGTATTCATACGTCCACAGCAAAGATTCCTGGTTTGATCAAAGCGGTTCAGCCAAATTATCCAATTTACGCCAGTACTACGAGTAGAGTTCCAATAATACG AGATGTTACTCTAACTCCACCACCTTCGTATCGATCAACACCGAAATCGCACCCTGTTAATAAACTGAACGCTCATCTGGCGCTATCAACGAGGACGAAGGCACCAGTTATGGCAGCATCAAATACATTTGATGCTTTCTCTATACCGGGTCAGATACTCAGCTCATTCGCAAACTTTGCCCAGCCGTCTCACGTGATTCGAGAAAATAAACCACGCGTTAGTAACAACTTCTTAAACTACCAAATCGAACAGCCATATAGCAACAGTTACACCGGACATTTAATACCGTCTGGACATtatatttcgaaaaatcatTATCCGGGTGCAATGAGATATCCACAGAACTCGATATCAAGCGTATACAGTCCCCATTCACAACATACGGTACACCTGAAGCATCCGTCTCAGCAACTTCAACAACAGCAAATTGTTCAGAATCAGCCGTCAAATGTCCAGCAGCCGGAGTATGTGAAGCCTAATGAACAACAACACCTAACAGAATCATTCCATTCGCAATCAATCTCACATGGAAATTCTAATCaacaaacagaaaatcaaTTCCAGAAACCGTCTGCAGAATCCACAGacaacacacaaaatgatGGATCGTATTTACCACCATTGCCGAGTATACCTCCAAGTGTTCTCTCTCCATTCTTCCAGCAAGTTcagcaacagcagcagcagcagcaacaacagcatgagcaacaacaacatcatcatgagcagcaacaacaacaccatCATGAGCAACAACAATACCATCATGAGCAACAGCAACACCACCATGAGCAACAGCAACACCACCATGAGCAACAGCAACACCACcatgaacaacaacaacaccatcATTATAGATCAACGACAACGACCGTTGAGCCACCTTATCAAGAAAACGATCCCAATAAATATGCGAATGCATTCGACTTATACAAAACTAACAAGGACGTCCAATTCTCCAATTTTAAGGCTATAGAAAATGAGTTTACGCATAATCTTGTTCCTCCACCATTTAAGTATAAGGACGCTTCACAATTAAGGGAAAAACCACCAGCATCATCATCGTCCAGTTACCTGGACGTAGAACAAATCAAAGCCATTGACATCCTCAATAAATACAATATTCCGGCGATTTCACCTCTGCAAGATGCCAATCGTTACGCGTACAAAAATCGTCCAGTTCAGTCTACAGAAACATCAGTTGATCCACGCCCAACAGAAAACCATCAGTTCGGAACATCGCCATCATTTACGACCGAAAAGCCCAATATTTTCCAGAACCTTAACCGCCCTGCCGAGAGcgaatacaaacaacacaaatTAATGCATCCGAGTTACACCGGAGCCAAGCGACCGATCCATTCAACGAATCAACCATTTTTACCAACACCGCATTCGCATGATGTTGCTATTACCCATAGTTTCTTCACCATCGAAGATGCTGTGACACTGTCGCCGAAGCATTCTTATCGACCAATTTTACCAACAAACATTGACCAAATTGAAGATATTATTCGAAAGCCGGCAGAAGAGGAGATAACTGAAGTAATTACGTTAAGTCCTGTCAACAACGATCTGCAAGAAAATGTGAAGGAAACATCACCGTTGCCTGTGTTCGAGACGTCGACTAGATTGAGAGGAAGAGGCAATAAAATACGAAGACGAAAACCGAAACCTTCGACTGAAGCCAATGATGATACTCAAGGACAATGGGAAACGGTTAAGGTCGATAATATGCAGAATGATAAAGAGTTGCAGCATTCTAACTATAACGAAGCAGTGGCTGAAGAAAATCCCAAAGACGAAGTTGTTGAAAactttgggaattttaatcGAAACAGATATCGAGGACGAGTTAGCAGTACAGCAAGtacaatagaaaattccatttcCGAGAAGCCGACGAGAGGAAGACGTCCTTTAAACAAATCCAGATACAGAACTTCGTCTTTACCAACATCGGCTAGCGATGCTTCCGACACAATTGAACATACAACTACAGACTCAAATGCTAATCCATTCCTGTCAAACAGGCATAGACGACCAACAACGACGTTACAAACtgtacaaacattttcaagcCCATCGGCCCCACAGAGTGACTACAAAGATGTAGAAGCCACAGATCCAGCTACTGTGATTTCTGATATTCAAAGCAGTCAGCCTATGAGAACTAGAGTTTATGCAACACCCATAACAAATTATAACTTGAATCAAGACTCTACTGAAACATTCCCAGCAAAGCCGATTGTCGGACATCCAGAGGAGAATTTGGTTGTTATATCAACAAAAGCTGCTTTCAGCGATCTTCCCATCACAAATGTTCCAGAGTCTGAAACAACAGTCAATAACAGGCAAAACACATTCCCAGTCGATGAAACCGTTATTCCTACCACACCGCAACATTCTTCGACATCTACCACATCAACAACATCAACTACTACGAGGGTATCTGAAGATCCAAGTGAGAAAACAGGACTCGATCACATAAGAAACCGTCAACGTTTAAGGTATAAAGATAAACTGAAGGATACCTTCTCGTCTTCTACAAGCACTTCGTCTGAAACTCCAATTGAAAAGACCGTTGAATATAACGAAGTTACGGATAATAGAGTAAATGTTCGCCTTCCCGTGGTGACAAGCTCGTCTAAAATAAGTGACGATGAAGAAGCTGTAACAACTCCAACGTTTTCAACAAATAAGCTCAACAGATTGAACTCTATGAATAAATTTGAGTCGAGAAATCGCCCTAGATTCAGCGTTAAGGACTATCGTCAAAGATTAAGTACGTCAACGACTACTGAGCAAACCTCTTCTGACACAGAATCGACTACATTAGCCACTACCAGGTTACGTTTCCCAACTCGAACTCGTCTGTTGccggatttaaaaaaatccgtcGAGAAAGTATCTAAAAGTCAGGATTCCGTTAAGTCTTCCGATGACCCTTCGGATGCTTTGACTAAACCTGATTTATCGCAAGAAACGACTGAGACAGCCAGTGAGACTACGCGAAAGCGATTTTCGCCGAAAGACCGATACAGCAGCAGAGTTAAGTCAACTGAGAATTCGatcataacaacaacaaatcgTCCTACTACCCGAAGTCGAGGGAGCACAAGACGGGATTTTGGCAACAGAGGACGACAATCCACTACAACGCCATTGTCAGCCGAAAAGACTGTCACACGATCGCCTGTTAttagaaattcaaattatacaTTGCGAAGGCCTCAAAATGTCAGCCTACGACAAAGGATCCAAAATCATTACAAAACCACTAAAGAACCAACGTCAAGCAACGAAGTTGATAGCCAGGCTGATATGACAATGGAAAACAAGTCTGACGAAATATCGACTGAGGATTACAAACATGAAACGgcaattatgaaaatagccaAAGATGATCATTCCTACAGGCCATATAAGGCGAGCGATGAGATAAACTACAACGACAGCGATAATGATTTGAACGGTAGCCCATCTGAGCAATCGGAACGAGTCGCCGAACTGGCTATATTCGATAATCACTTCAATTCAGTTCACACCGGTTCAGCATCGCGGCGAATTCCAGGATACTTTACAATTGCAACGGAAGATCCGATACTTCCGATTGAAGCCTTTTTTCCACAGGTTAAGCGAGATTAA
- the LOC119080131 gene encoding protein obstructor-E-like, whose amino-acid sequence MWHYLFPLFIFAISQAVFASVINTQKFECPTGNGSFPHPTQCDKYYDCKEGIAEEVLCSDGLVFNGNLTRPGKCDQIFNVDCGVRTKLQTPSPTSEYCLRRNGVFPHPDDTICDIFFICDDGEHSETKCANGLHFQASTGQCTWPNVVNRKNCVDQKRKLVDGFVCPGGPNKDKSGQVIVNPHYPHPTDCEYFYVCVDTVEPRKLRCDDMQVFNEEKKTCDAPANVPGCEDWFSGDDEK is encoded by the exons ATGTGGCATTACctatttcctttgtttataTTCGCTA TCTCTCAAGCAGTTTTTGCATCTGTAATAAATACTCAGAAGTTTGAATGTCCCACTGGAAATGGATCATTTCCTCATCCCACTCAATGTGATAAATACTACGACTGCAAAGAAGGCATCGCTGAAGAAGTGTTGTGTTCAGATGGTCTAGTTTTCAACGGGAATCTTACAAGACCAGGAAAATGTGATCAAATATTCAACGTGGATTGCGGTGTCCGCACAAAATTAC AAACACCTAGTCCTACAAGTGAATACTGTCTTAGAAGAAATGGTGTGTTTCCTCATCCGGACGACACTATTTGCGATATCTTTTTTATTTGCGATGACGGCGAACATAGCGAAACAAAATGCGCAAACGGATTGCATTTCCAAGCGTCTACAGGTCAATGTACTTGGCCGAATGTAGtcaatcgaaaaaattgtGTGGATCAGAAACGAAAGCTTGTGGATGGATTTGTGTGCCCTGGTGGACCGAATAAGGACAAGTCAGGACAAGTAATCGTAAATCCTCATTACCCGCATCCAACTGATTGCGAATATTTCTATGTGTGCGTCGATACCGTTGAACCAAGAAAATTGCGATGCGACGATATGCAAGTATTTAATGAGGAGAAAAAGACTTGTGATGCTCCTGCTAATGTTCCTGGATGTGAAGACTGGTTCAGCGGTGATGATGAAAAATAG
- the LOC119080112 gene encoding DET1- and DDB1-associated protein 1 isoform X2 — protein sequence MSISEFLKDLPCHDEQNFALFNTENGIRTSLRRPSVYLPTIDIPSDQIIVTEKKNILLRYLHQQWDKKNPVKKREHPPTTDGSDGPLRKRSRLEAVTN from the exons ATG TCGATCAGCGAATTTTTGAAAGATCTTCCGTGTCACGACGAACAGAATTTTGCGTTGTTTAATACAGAAAACGGAATTCGCACATCATTACGTCGTCCTTCTGTCTATTTACCCACAATAGACATCCCTTCCGATCAAA TTATAGtgacagaaaagaaaaacattttactgaGATACTTGCATCAACAATGGGACAAAAAG AATCCGGTGAAAAAACGAGAACATCCACCTACGACTGATGGCAGTGACGGCCCGCTACGAAAACGATCTCGATTAGAAGCTGTAACGAACTaa
- the LOC119080112 gene encoding DET1- and DDB1-associated protein 1 isoform X1, with protein MSRSVNSESVVDSISEFLKDLPCHDEQNFALFNTENGIRTSLRRPSVYLPTIDIPSDQIIVTEKKNILLRYLHQQWDKKNPVKKREHPPTTDGSDGPLRKRSRLEAVTN; from the exons ATGTCTAGAAGTGTAAATAGTGAAAGTGTTGTGGAT TCGATCAGCGAATTTTTGAAAGATCTTCCGTGTCACGACGAACAGAATTTTGCGTTGTTTAATACAGAAAACGGAATTCGCACATCATTACGTCGTCCTTCTGTCTATTTACCCACAATAGACATCCCTTCCGATCAAA TTATAGtgacagaaaagaaaaacattttactgaGATACTTGCATCAACAATGGGACAAAAAG AATCCGGTGAAAAAACGAGAACATCCACCTACGACTGATGGCAGTGACGGCCCGCTACGAAAACGATCTCGATTAGAAGCTGTAACGAACTaa
- the LOC119080130 gene encoding uncharacterized protein LOC119080130: MAMRGKITEKDPNFEKPELCKCGSGSCKSRSCSCYKYGSGCSPSCGCTGSCANMFNHLVYFFGDKEKCDANPCFAKWLIKNSNGGSALKSVDRDNLQERILKCDSNEELLDDDDFKKWQKAWKKLPADQKLAQSQKLFRMLLSSNSDDAFASLYFFSFCRNDVFNNDNAWHCVTCQTCQEWREWHCGRCDKCVSGLTCKGCGGKSEAGASGFF; encoded by the exons ATGGCTATGCGTGGAAAAATCACCGAAAAGGACCCGAACTTCGAGAAGCCGGAATTATGTAAATGTGGCAGTGGATCGTGTAAGTCGCGTTCGTGCTCGTGCTATAAATACGGAAGTGGATGCAGCCCATCTTGTGGCTGTACTGGATCATGTGCAAACATGTTCAATCATCTCGTATATTTTTTCGGAGATAAGGAAAAATGCGATGCAAACCCCTGCTTCGCGAAGTGGCTCATCAAAAACAGTAACGGTGGAAGTGCTTTGAAGTCGGTAGACCGAGACAATTTGCAAGAACGCATTTTGAAGTGTGACAG CAACGAAGAGTTATTAGACGACGACGACTTCAAAAAGTGGCAAAAAGCTTGGAAAAAACTACCGGCTGATCAAAAATTGGCTCaatcccaaaaattatttcgaatgCTTTTGTCGAGTAATTCAGATGACGCTTTCGCTTCCTTATACTTCTTTTCGTTCTGCCGAAACGATGTTTTCAATAACGATAACGCTTGGCATTGCGTTACGTGCCAAACTTGCCAAGAGTGGAGAGAGTGGCATTGTGGACGTTGtgataaat GTGTGTCTGGATTGACTTGCAAAGGATGCGGTGGAAAAAGTGAAGCGGGTGCTTCTGGATTTTTCTAA